A genomic window from Parasteatoda tepidariorum isolate YZ-2023 chromosome 10, CAS_Ptep_4.0, whole genome shotgun sequence includes:
- the LOC122270414 gene encoding uncharacterized protein isoform X2 translates to MKSCCSFRCIWLCFKALSGGVLLIAIGVGMTVFGFYADTFAVQEHVDDVTNKTMTVVNEQLKMHLHNLTYVGPVLMGLGGMMIVAACVLIDAQGEDAKGPRGRRSSDTEGTEHLITEATKAERCNGPVGPFINIDLPPARVPDKGGGGVFKEEVVTVAEVVQNPILQPNGPRPQLPLPVARNDAVSPAEPLSSSSLSSPPPRVAVRHKKRRQNSRSSFLSPLFDVPSPLDIQILDPDGCTPDAGCTLEMDVFNNRTTKCPPRLQMEPRYLASIESDGLSDSETEESEFTTTTGSVRGIGLKGKFCSPCDDIEEQDMPLLGRCSPPSSPEYPMEPLLKRDRTGLRRFQLMRQVPNSRTLFDGPSSEGGSR, encoded by the coding sequence ATGAAGAGCTGCTGCTCCTTCCGTTGTATTTGGCTCTGCTTCAAGGCACTAAGTGGCGGTGTCCTGCTGATTGCAATTGGCGTCGGCATGACCGTCTTCGGCTTTTATGCCGATACCTTCGCCGTCCAGGAACATGTCGACGATGTGACCAACAAGACTATGACTGTGGTCAACGAGCAGCTCAAGATGCATCTCCACAACCTTACTTATGTGGGACCTGTGTTGATGGGCCTCGGTGGCATGATGATTGTGGCCGCCTGCGTTCTTATAGATGCGCAGGGTGAGGACGCAAAGGGGCCACGGGGCCGTAGATCCTCCGATACGGAGGGAACAGAACACCTCATTACAGAGGCGACCAAAGCGGAACGTTGTAATGGACCTGTAGGcccatttattaatattgactTACCGCCCGCAAGGGTTCCAGATAAAGGTGGGGGTGGCGTCTTCAAGGAAGAAGTGGTGACCGTCGCGGAAGTCGTCCAGAACCCTATCCTACAGCCGAACGGGCCTAGACCACAGCTGCCCCTGCCGGTTGCGCGCAACGATGCCGTCTCGCCCGCGGAGCCCCTGTCTTCGTCCAGCCTATCTTCACCGCCGCCCCGCGTGGCCGTCCGTCACAAGAAGAGGAGACAAAACAGCCGAAGCAGCTTCTTGAGTCCTCTCTTCGATGTGCCCTCGCCGCTGGACATCCAGATCTTGGACCCGGACGGCTGCACCCCGGACGCCGGGTGCACACTCGAGATGGACGTCTTTAACAACCGAACCACTAAGTGCCCGCCGCGTCTCCAAATGGAACCCCGGTACCTGGCGTCCATAGAGAGCGATGGACTCTCGGACAGTGAGACAGAGGAGTCCGAATTTACCACGACGACTGGTAGCGTCCGAGGGATAGGTCTGAAAGGCAAGTTCTGCTCCCCCTGCGATGACATCGAGGAGCAGGACATGCCTCTGCTAGGCAGGTGTAGTCCTCCTTCCTCGCCAGAGTATCCCATGGAACCTTTGCTCAAACGGGATAGGACCGGATTGCGTAGGTTCCAACTCATGAGACAGGTACCTAACTCACGGACGCTGTTCGATGGGCCTTCCTCTGAAGGAGGCTCCAGATAG